The genomic segment GGCCACCGGCGCCATCTACTGGACCCGCAAACGCCGCAAGAAGCTGCCGTACCACGAGCTCAGTCGCGGCTACCGCATGGTCGACGGCCTCAACCTCGGCACCATTCTCGGCCTGCCGATCGGAATCGCCGCCTACTTCTGGGCCAACCGCCTGCTGCCCCTCGGCCTCGACGGCCGCGCCGAATGGGAGGTCCACTGCCTGTTCATCACCTGGGCGGTATGCCTCCTCTACCCGCTGGCGCGCACCGTCCAGGCGGCCTGGCGTGACCTCGCCTGGATCGCGGCCTGCGCCTTCGCCGCCATTCCCCTGATCAACGCCATGACCACCGACGCCCACCTGGTCAACAGCCTGCGCACCGGCGATCACGTGATGGCGGCCTTCGACGTCACGGCGCTGGTCTTCGGGCTGCTATTCGGAGCTCTCGCCACCGCCCTCGGCCGCACCAAGGTCACCACCCGCCCGGCGACCGCCAAGACGCCGACGGCGGTCGGTGTTCCATGATCGTCCTCGCCCTCAACCTGCTCGCCGCTGTCGCCCTCAGCGTCTCCATGCAGCGCCACTGGAAACAGGTGCTGGAGGGGCGACCGTACTCGCGTCCCCGGGCCCTCGCCCTGCGCGCTGTCGGCTACCTGCTGCTGCTGGTGGCCGGCATCGTCGCCCTCCGCACCCACGGCGCGGTCGCCGGCCTGGCCTTCTTCTGCGCCATGTTCACCGTTTCCATCGTCGGCATCGCCGTGGTGCTGCCGTACTGGACCGGTCGCTAGGAGCAGACTCCACGGATCGGAGAGTCGCTTCGCCCCCTACTGCCCGGGCTGGGATGAACTCGAGATCGAATGGGAAAAGAACTGGCCTCTGGAGAAGCGCCTGTCAGGCTGGAGAGGAGCTACTCGGCGTCTTCGGACCTCCGACTCGCCACCGTGCCGGCGAAAGGACCACAAACGAAAACGACCCGCTCCGGCAGCGCCATCGCGGGTCGTTGAGGAATTCGTTGTCGTGTCTTGGCCCTGATGCCCTGGGCGGAAGAACGGGGGTCATTCTCGCCCTTGTCAAGGGGGCACGCAGTTGGGATCGGCCCCTGGACACCCCAACGAATCCTTCCAGGTTGGGACCTACGGAGGTGCGACCTGCGGTGTGCACTTTGGTGCCAGCCAGTTCTGAGCACCTAGGACATCCGTCGAATCGAACATCTTCCACTCGTAGACGTGGTTTCCGCAGTGATAGCCAACCAAGGTCTTGCCAGTTCCCTCGAGTTCGAGGGCGATAATGTTCTCGTCTCCAGGAAAGGCAGTCGCAGCGGCAACAACAACCGTCGAGACCAAAAGGGCTCCCATCAACAGCGCAAGCCATCGTTTCATCTTGGAATCCTCTGAAATAAGTTCAAATTGAAGGCTGACACCCGAATAACTATACATTCTAAAGTGTTAACCGTCTGAGAACTCGGGACAGGAACCTACGAGTCGCTCTCCCGCGGCCGACGGGATCCGGTCGCGAAGCCATGGACCGTGAAAGTCCCAGCGACGAAAACGAACTAAGAAAGGCTGGTACCGGAGGCCGGACTCGAACCGGCACACCCTCGCGGGCGGGGGATTTTGAGTCCCCTGCGTCTACCAATTCCGCCACTCCGGCAAGGGAAGAGCCAGATCCTAGAGGCGCCCTCGAATGGTGTCAAGGTTGGGCCTCCGGCAGAGCAGCGCAGGCGAATCCCAATTGCTCGCGGAGGGCGGGCCGTGCTAGCGTCGGTCCTACAGCAGGCGCTTCCCACCAAGCTCTTCCGACCGGCCACTCGCGGCTGGGTGGGGGAGGCTTGACATTTTCCGCCGTTTCCGCTATCCTGCGGACAGTTAAATGTAAGTCTGGCAAGGGCTTACCCCACCTCAACGGATCCGCACAGCGCGCAAGGGAGTCAGGGAACGTGACATTCAAGCCCGGACAGAAAGTGGTCTACCCGAATCATGGAGTCGGGATTGTCGAGAAGATCGAGCCTGGAGCGATCGATGGGATCGAGCAGACCTACTACTTCCTGCGCCTGCTTTCCAACAATTCCAAGGTGATGGTGCCGGAGGACAACCTCGACCTCGTCGGTCTGCGGCCTCTGTGCACGGAGAAGGAGATCTCCGAGCTGTTCGAGATTCTCGAGGACGGCAACATCGACACCTACAAGGATTGGAAAGGCCGCTACAAGCAGAACCTCGACAAGATGAAGACCGGTCACCTCACGGAGGTGGCGGAGGTGCTCAAGAACCTGCGCCTGGTGAGCCAGCGCAAGAGTCTTTCCTTCCGCGAGAAGAAGATGTTCGAGCGCGCCAAGTACTTCATCGTCTCGGAGGTCGCCCACGTGCGGGACATCAGCGAGCGCAAGTCCGAGGAGCAGGTCGAGGACGCCCTCGCTTCGAGTCTCGAAAAGCGCGAGCAGGCAAAGGCCAGCTAAGGCTACCGACAGACCATGTCGACCTCTCGACGGTCGTTGCAAAAGGCCGCTCTCCCGGAGCGGCCTTTTGCGTGTCGTTCGCTCAGTGACTTCCTCCGCCATCGCATCGGCATCGCTCTGACGCTTCTGGCGCTGGTCGCCTCAGCACCGCTCACGGCGCAGAATGCACGCTCCGTCAATGGCGCGTTGCTGGAGCTCGAAGAGCAGCTTCTGCAGTCCGACGCCACCGCCCTTCGTGAGCAGCGCCGCTCGTTGCAGACGGCCCGCCAGCAGATCGAGGAGCGGGAGGAGCGACTAGCCTCGGCACTGGTTGGAGAGCTGCCGCCGCGCGCCGAGCTCGACCGCCTGCGCCAGGCCCTGGTCGAAAGCCGCGCCGCCGCCGCCGAAGCGCAAGAGGCCTTCGATCGCCTGTGGTGGCGGATCGAAGGACGCCTCGATCGCATGGTGGCCTTGCGCTCCAACCTCGGCCAGGTGGACGACCGGCTGCGCGAGGTGACGCCGGCCTACGGACGCTGGTTGATCAACGTCCAGCCGGAAGACCTGAGTGGCACCTTCCGCCTACGCCAGAACGGTGCCGTGGTCACCGGCACCTACACCCTCGGCGACGGCAGCGCCGGATCGCTGCGGGGCACCTTCGTGGATGGTGAGCTCGAGCTCGAGCGTGTTGACAGATCGCTCGGTTTCGACAGAATCTTCCTCGGCCGGTTGTCGACCACAGGGAACGAGATCGAAGGCACCTGGCAACCCACGACTCTCAGCGATGGTGGCCCTGGTGGTGGCACCTGGACGGCGCGACGGCCGGAGGAGCAAGAGTGAATCGAGACAACGCGCTATTTCTCGCCGCCGGCATTCTGGTGGGCTTTCTGCTGGGCTACTTTCTGTTCGAGTCCGTCGCCGAGCGTCAGCCGCCGCGCTTGCCGATGGGAGCTGCCGCTGCTGCCGGCGGTGTTCCGCCGGCAGCCGGTGCGCCGGCCGCCGGCGCGGTCGAGGGCCCCTTCATGGCGCAGGTCCGCCGACTCGAAGAGCGCCTGCGCCAGAATCCGGAGGATGCCGATGCGGTACGCCAGCTCTCGGACCTCTATGTCGATGCCCAGGCTTGGGAGCCG from the Acidobacteriota bacterium genome contains:
- a CDS encoding CarD family transcriptional regulator, producing MTFKPGQKVVYPNHGVGIVEKIEPGAIDGIEQTYYFLRLLSNNSKVMVPEDNLDLVGLRPLCTEKEISELFEILEDGNIDTYKDWKGRYKQNLDKMKTGHLTEVAEVLKNLRLVSQRKSLSFREKKMFERAKYFIVSEVAHVRDISERKSEEQVEDALASSLEKREQAKAS
- a CDS encoding DUF3325 family protein, giving the protein MIVLALNLLAAVALSVSMQRHWKQVLEGRPYSRPRALALRAVGYLLLLVAGIVALRTHGAVAGLAFFCAMFTVSIVGIAVVLPYWTGR